From a single Drosophila sulfurigaster albostrigata strain 15112-1811.04 chromosome 3, ASM2355843v2, whole genome shotgun sequence genomic region:
- the LOC133841180 gene encoding cuticle protein 16.5: MKFLICLALFVAVAQAGYIASPVATYAAAPAFAATTYAAAPSYAATYAAAAPVTTYSAAAVPAYSTYAAAAPAYTASVYSAPAYAGVAPVATYAAPAYTAPVTTYAAPAVISPFLKKK, translated from the exons ATGAAA TTCCTCATCTGCCTTGCTCTCTTCGTCGCCGTCGCTCAGGCTGGCTACATCGCATCTCCAGTTGCCACTTATGCCGCAGCTCCCGCCTTTGCTGCCACCACCTATGCTGCTGCCCCTAGCTATGCTGCCACCTAtgccgctgctgctccagTGACCACATACTCCGCCGCTGCTGTCCCAGCTTACTCCACCTATGCCGCTGCTGCTCCCGCCTACACTGCCTCCGTCTACAGTGCTCCTGCTTACGCTGGAGTGGCTCCAGTGGCGACTTATGCCGCTCCTGCTTACACTGCTCCTGTCACCACCTACGCTGCCCCAGCTGTCATCAGCCCCTTCTTGAAGAAGAAGTAA
- the LOC133841179 gene encoding GPI mannosyltransferase 4 has protein sequence MRITRHLSQLWEKGTPVAGHLNTYFFFALLRLLLVFVPQLGYVHPDEFFQSVEVMTGDHFRLEHTRTWEFNNTMPVRSITLPWALLRIPWSFYEFAALYARSYWKVELINSYAYLVFPRLIYTLISYSNDWCLYRICRLYGLRHEIRLLALGSCWVLLVFGTRTFSNTLELAMCSWLLWLVAESMLKTNTVVYKKEYLEEKYDKAASISERVKIWKLKNALPAHNLQHLFAMSSICVAGVFNRPTFLLFGAPMVFFWLLRGMGTRSVNFRDFNLRIGLFCVCALPALLLFIFCDSLYYQHLTVGELHMLQLGIDNFVFTPWNFIKYNLDSAQTATHGVHPCYVHLLVNMPLLFNVLGFASLVAFAQLLLRFFCAEYQLLPRFQSIVSLMSGAIFVPLFFLSLINHQEPRFLLPLTFPLLLLHAPKLVTGFSATYPFQTQHRLLRWLYERILSRQASAPHLLRIWYVCNVVMTLFFGFIHQAGIFPLAQQMSRVVATKPTATHVHLLTSHTYSLPLHLVNVPSSRVLHFNPQTHQRYRHQRDFFLYEYGGLALDTVMHKVKLISGNCELKRNGPNRLRYKMYLALPASLSGELHEALKRSNASSYLNFELLSVFYPHLSTEAFPRLQGRHPCDVDAPHWTHDDLKGTCAVEQPPNFSLSYLSRQFSSIVHQFGLALYEIDVRRKQPRHETHMFHEDTASGTPMPKSPA, from the exons atgCGCATTACCAGGCACTTGTCCCAGCTGTGGGAGAAGGGAACTCCCGTCGCTGGGCACCTGAACACCTATTTCTTCTTTGCGCTGCTGCGTTTGCTCTTAGTGTTTGTGCCGCAATTGGGCTACGTGCATCCTGATGAATTTTTCCAGAGTGTCGAAGTCATGACAG GCGATCACTTTCGATTGGAGCACACTCGCACCTGGGAGTTTAATAACACGATGCCAGTGAGGAGCATAACGCTTCCTTGGGCTCTGCTCCGGATACCATGGAGTTTCTACGAATTTGCGGCGTTGTATGCGCGCAGCTATTGGAAGGTGGAACTAATCAATAGCTATGCGTATTTGGTGTTTCCTCGCCTAATCTACACGCTAATCTCGTACAGCAATGACTGGTGCTTGTATCGCATCTGTCGATTGTATGGACTGCGCCATGAGATTCGTCTGCTAGCATTGGGGAGCTGCTGGGTGTTGCTTGTCTTTGGAACACGCACCTTCTCCAATACTCTGGAACTGGCCATGTGCTCCTGGTTGCTGTGGCTCGTTGCCGAGTCCATGCTGAAGACCAATACGGTGGTGTACAAGAAGGAATATCTGGAGGAGAAGTATGACAAGGCGGCGTCGATAAGTGAGCGTGTTAAGATATGGAAACTGAAAAATGCTTTGCCGGCACACAATCTACAGCACTTGTTCGCCATGTCCAGCATCTGCGTCGCCGGCGTCTTCAATCGTCCCACATTCCTACTCTTTGGTGCGCCCATGGTATTCTTCTGGCTGCTCCGCGGCATGGGCACCCGGAGTGTCAACTTTCGGGACTTCAATCTACGCATTGGACTCTTCTGTGTGTGCGCCTTGccagcgctgctgctgttcatcTTCTGTGATTCGTTGTACTACCAGCACTTGACCGTCGGCGAGCTGCACATGCTGCAGTTGGGCATCGACAACTTTGTGTTCACGCCTtggaatttcataaaatacaatCTGGACTCGGCTCAGACAGCCACGCATGGCGTGCATCCTTGCTATGTGCATCTACTGGTCAACATGCCGCTGCTGTTCAATGTTCTTGGCTTCGCTTCCCTGGTGGCCTTtgctcagctgctgttgcgctTCTTTTGCGCTGAATACCAGCTGCTGCCGCGCTTCCAGAGCATTGTCTCGCTGATGTCGGGTGCCATATTTGTGCCGCTCTTCTTTTTGTCGCTAATCAATCATCAGGAGCCACGCTTTCTGCTGCCTCTCACAttcccgctgctgctgctacacGCACCTAAGCTAGTTACTGGATTCAGCGCGACATATCCCTTCCAGACACAGCATCGGTTGCTTCGGTGGCTCTACGAACGAATCCTCTCCAGACAAGCCTCAGCTCCGCATCTCTTGCGCATCTGGTATGTGTGCAATGTGGTGATGACGCTCTTCTTCGGATTCATTCACCAGGCGGGCATATTTCCACTGGCCCAGCAGATGTCTCGCGTGGTGGCCACGAAGCCAACCGCCACCCACGTGCATCTGCTCACATCCCACACATACAGTCTGCCATTACATCTGGTGAACGTGCCCAGCTCGCGAGTCTTACACTTCAATCCACAGACGCATCAACGCTATCGACATCAGCGCGACTTCTTTCTGTATGAATATGGAGGTCTGGCATTGGACACTGTGATGCACAAGGTCAAGCTGATTTCGGGCAACTGCGAGCTGAAGCGCAATGGACCGAATCGACTACGATATAAGATGTATCTGGCTCTGCCTGCTTCATTGAGTGGTGAGCTGCACGAGGCGCTGAAACGTTCGAATGCCAGCAGCTATCTGAACTTCGAGTTGCTGTCTGTCTTCTATCCGCATCTCTCGACGGAGGCCTTTCCACGCTTGCAGGGTCGCCATCCCTGCGATGTGGATGCACCACATTGGACGCATGATGATTTGAAGGGCACTTGTGCCGTGGAGCAACCGCCCAACTTTAGCTTATCCTATTTAAGTCGACAATTCAGCTCGATTGTCCATCAGTTTGGATTAGCTCTTTACGAAATTGACGTGCGACGTAAACAGCCACGGCATGAAACGCATATGTTCCATGAGGACACCGCATCAGGAACGCCGATGCCTAAGTCACCAGCGTAA